The following are from one region of the Streptomyces tuirus genome:
- a CDS encoding aromatic-ring-hydroxylating dioxygenase subunit beta, with product MNVTVDAFRLISRAQGEYARCIDDGRMEDWPGFFEEDCHYRITTAANHSEGLEAGVIWADNRRMLSDRVSALLEANIYEAHTYRHILGQPAILEESDEGARSETGFLVVRVMRDGSSDIFATGRYLDRYRFDGDRASLAERVVVCDSSTIDTLLALPL from the coding sequence GTGAACGTGACCGTGGATGCCTTCAGGCTCATCAGCCGCGCCCAGGGCGAGTACGCCCGCTGCATCGACGACGGCCGGATGGAGGACTGGCCCGGGTTCTTCGAGGAGGACTGCCACTACCGCATCACCACGGCCGCCAACCACAGCGAGGGGCTGGAGGCGGGCGTGATCTGGGCCGACAACCGGCGCATGCTCAGCGACCGCGTTTCCGCCCTGCTCGAGGCCAACATCTACGAGGCGCACACCTACCGGCACATCCTCGGCCAGCCCGCGATCCTGGAGGAGTCGGACGAGGGCGCCCGCAGCGAAACCGGCTTCCTCGTCGTCCGCGTCATGCGCGACGGCAGCTCCGACATCTTCGCCACCGGACGCTACCTCGACCGCTACCGGTTCGACGGGGACCGGGCGAGCCTCGCCGAGCGGGTCGTGGTCTGCGACAGCTCCACCATCGACACCCTCCTGGCGCTGCCGCTGTGA
- a CDS encoding aromatic ring-hydroxylating dioxygenase subunit alpha gives MTSTLPENSAKREQDRPEWPDELTRVPYWVFQRQDVYREEQENLFRGPYWSYLCLEAEVPQPGDYRTTFVGDTPVIVSRDEDGELYGFENRCAHRGALLALDDRGSNAKDFTCVYHAWSYNLQGDLTGVAFKDGIKGQGGMPKYFCLEDHGPRKLRLAVLHGLVFGSFDEDVPDIEEYLGDEILSRIDRVLGGRTPVVLGRFTQLLPNNWKLYMENVKDSYHASILHLFFTTFGINRLGQRGGIIVSESGAHHVSYSAIDREAELDAGYSDQNIRSDSEYKLADPSLLDGFSEVGDDTTLQILSVFPGFVLQQIQNSVAVRQILPRGVESTRLNWTYLGFEEDTPEQRTVRLKQANLIGPAGYISMEDGCVGGFVQRGIAGAADEQAVLEMGGESAASSESRVTEASVRGFWKAYREGMHLRQENDK, from the coding sequence TTGACGAGCACCCTGCCCGAGAACTCCGCGAAGAGGGAGCAGGACCGCCCGGAGTGGCCCGACGAGCTGACGCGCGTCCCGTACTGGGTCTTCCAGCGCCAGGACGTGTACCGCGAGGAGCAGGAGAACCTGTTCCGCGGCCCCTACTGGAGCTACCTCTGCCTGGAGGCCGAGGTTCCGCAGCCCGGTGACTACCGGACGACCTTCGTCGGCGACACCCCCGTCATCGTCTCCCGCGACGAGGACGGCGAGCTCTACGGCTTCGAGAACCGGTGTGCCCACCGCGGCGCGCTGCTCGCCCTGGACGACCGCGGCAGCAACGCCAAGGATTTCACCTGCGTCTACCACGCCTGGAGCTACAACCTCCAGGGTGATCTGACCGGGGTCGCCTTCAAGGACGGCATCAAGGGCCAGGGAGGCATGCCGAAGTACTTCTGCCTGGAGGACCACGGCCCGCGCAAGCTACGGCTCGCCGTCCTGCACGGCCTGGTCTTCGGCAGCTTCGACGAGGACGTCCCCGACATCGAGGAGTACCTCGGCGACGAGATCCTCAGCCGGATCGACCGGGTACTCGGCGGCCGCACACCGGTTGTCCTCGGCCGGTTCACCCAGCTGCTTCCGAACAACTGGAAGCTCTACATGGAGAACGTCAAGGACTCCTACCACGCGAGCATCCTGCACCTCTTCTTCACCACGTTCGGCATCAACCGCCTCGGTCAGCGCGGCGGCATCATCGTCAGCGAGAGCGGTGCCCACCACGTCAGCTACTCCGCCATCGACCGCGAAGCGGAGCTGGACGCCGGGTACTCCGACCAGAACATCCGGTCCGACAGCGAGTACAAGCTCGCCGACCCCTCGCTCCTCGACGGATTCAGCGAGGTGGGGGACGACACCACCCTGCAGATCCTCTCCGTCTTCCCCGGGTTCGTCCTCCAGCAGATCCAGAACTCCGTGGCGGTCCGCCAGATCCTTCCGCGCGGCGTCGAGTCCACCCGGCTCAACTGGACCTACCTCGGGTTCGAGGAGGACACCCCGGAGCAGCGCACCGTGCGGCTCAAGCAGGCCAACCTGATCGGCCCCGCCGGTTACATCTCGATGGAGGACGGCTGCGTGGGCGGCTTCGTCCAGCGTGGAATCGCCGGTGCCGCCGACGAGCAGGCCGTGCTGGAGATGGGCGGTGAATCGGCCGCGTCCAGCGAGAGCCGGGTCACCGAGGCATCCGTCCGCGGCTTCTGGAAGGCGTACCGCGAGGGCATGCACCTGCGACAGGAGAACGACAAGTGA
- a CDS encoding IclR family transcriptional regulator domain-containing protein: MAGLAKGLAVIETFGRSRTQLTVSEAAQATGLTRATARRCLLTLTELGYLAHDGKHFRPTPRMARLGGSYTRTDPLPRLAQPHLVSAREALGESVSLAVLDDGAAVFVARAETERVVSAGVQVGTRLAAYSSATGRVLLAALPDAELGAYLAGCRPQARTPKSLVDVEEIRRQVLAVREGAAAVTDEELELGMRSMATPVRDAQGDIRAALSVSAFTARISMEDMREQFLPVLEDHAERIGRML, from the coding sequence ATGGCAGGGCTGGCCAAAGGGCTGGCTGTGATCGAGACATTCGGGCGTTCGCGCACCCAGTTGACGGTCTCGGAGGCGGCCCAGGCCACGGGACTGACGCGCGCCACCGCGCGCCGGTGCCTGCTGACACTGACGGAGCTCGGGTATCTGGCGCACGACGGGAAGCACTTCCGTCCCACGCCCCGGATGGCGAGGCTCGGCGGGTCCTACACACGAACCGACCCGCTGCCCCGCCTCGCGCAGCCCCATCTGGTGTCCGCGCGCGAGGCGCTGGGGGAGTCGGTCTCGCTCGCCGTACTCGACGACGGGGCAGCGGTGTTCGTGGCCCGGGCCGAGACCGAGCGGGTGGTCTCCGCGGGAGTGCAGGTCGGGACCCGGCTCGCCGCCTACAGTTCGGCGACCGGCAGGGTGCTGCTGGCAGCTTTGCCGGACGCGGAGTTGGGCGCGTACCTGGCTGGTTGCCGGCCCCAGGCGCGTACCCCGAAGTCGCTCGTCGACGTCGAGGAGATCAGGCGGCAGGTACTGGCGGTCCGGGAGGGAGCCGCCGCCGTCACCGACGAGGAGCTGGAGCTCGGCATGCGCTCGATGGCCACACCGGTGAGGGACGCGCAGGGCGACATCAGGGCCGCCCTCAGCGTCAGTGCCTTCACGGCCCGTATCTCGATGGAGGACATGCGCGAGCAGTTCCTGCCCGTACTCGAAGACCACGCGGAGAGGATCGGCCGCATGCTGTGA
- a CDS encoding IclR family transcriptional regulator yields MAPSKAGADSGRRALELLFAFTEQRPVATVRQLADELGIPVPTAHRYVALLRDMGLIEEGDRGHYHLTMRVAALGRAARRATPLVNVAEPFMRELSHSTQETVILSRLVHGLPVCIHRVESLRPFRLSFEPGQPLPALRGASVRLLLGGLSATERLRHIDEALAVGELPPVNGREAFLTEIDHAMRQGWEVSHEEIDEGVWAASAPVREGSQIVAALSAPCPAFRLDEAQRASIIDQVVKTADRISQALSN; encoded by the coding sequence GTGGCACCCTCGAAGGCGGGCGCGGACAGCGGGCGCAGGGCTCTGGAGTTGCTGTTCGCCTTCACGGAACAGCGGCCGGTGGCAACGGTCCGTCAACTGGCGGACGAACTGGGGATCCCCGTGCCCACGGCTCACCGATATGTGGCGCTGCTGCGCGACATGGGCCTGATCGAGGAGGGCGACCGCGGGCACTACCACCTCACGATGCGGGTCGCGGCTCTGGGGCGGGCCGCCCGGCGGGCGACTCCCCTGGTGAACGTGGCCGAACCGTTCATGCGCGAGCTGTCGCACAGCACCCAGGAGACGGTGATCCTCAGCCGGCTGGTGCACGGACTGCCCGTGTGCATCCATCGCGTGGAGAGCCTGCGCCCGTTCCGGCTGTCCTTCGAGCCGGGTCAGCCCCTGCCCGCCCTGCGGGGTGCCAGCGTGCGTCTTCTGCTCGGCGGTCTGTCCGCGACGGAGCGCCTGCGCCACATCGACGAGGCCCTCGCCGTCGGCGAACTCCCCCCGGTCAACGGCCGCGAGGCGTTCCTCACCGAGATCGACCACGCGATGCGGCAGGGCTGGGAGGTGAGCCACGAGGAGATCGACGAGGGGGTCTGGGCCGCCTCCGCCCCGGTCAGGGAGGGATCGCAGATCGTGGCCGCGCTGTCGGCGCCGTGCCCTGCCTTCCGCCTCGACGAGGCGCAGCGAGCGTCGATCATCGACCAGGTGGTGAAGACCGCGGACCGCATCTCGCAGGCCCTCAGCAACTGA
- a CDS encoding zinc-dependent alcohol dehydrogenase, whose amino-acid sequence MDGSPPIAPRSAAPRHTGVDPLPETARASVALPGARSALRTFPLRAAGPREGWLRVTASGICGTDVGMFQRGVAAATVLGHHVVGRIAAVGPEAAHRWRVGPGDRVLVEEYLPCGRCPDCASGAYRLCPQTDLWGGGRRIGTVPVSEDPALFGGNAEFMFLPGNAVVHRLPPQLPQELAAWVLPYANAVDWVLRAGRLEAGQNVVVLGPGYHGLAVAAAARLGEAGKVVVVGLPRDAERLGMAEALGATAVVAEESGDWGAAVRAALGGGSCDLVVDTTGSDPSVVDVAVDLLGHGGRLVLTTPKQPAAVPADSAAMIRRCLTLTAVRGRPPQAIGRAIASLTEGTSGLEHVPTVEIPLEEVGDMLTRLAAGSGPSSPHIVVRPDLDRPDTQRP is encoded by the coding sequence GTGGACGGTTCACCACCGATTGCCCCTCGTTCCGCGGCACCCCGGCACACCGGTGTGGACCCGCTGCCGGAAACGGCGCGGGCGAGCGTCGCGCTGCCGGGCGCCCGCAGTGCGCTGCGGACCTTCCCGCTACGGGCCGCCGGGCCGCGGGAAGGCTGGCTGCGGGTCACCGCGTCCGGGATCTGCGGGACGGACGTCGGCATGTTCCAGCGGGGAGTGGCCGCCGCGACGGTGCTCGGCCATCACGTCGTCGGCCGGATCGCGGCCGTCGGTCCGGAGGCGGCGCACCGCTGGCGGGTCGGCCCCGGCGACCGGGTGCTGGTGGAGGAGTACCTGCCCTGCGGCCGGTGTCCCGACTGTGCGTCGGGCGCCTACCGGCTGTGCCCCCAGACCGATCTGTGGGGCGGTGGGCGGCGCATCGGCACGGTGCCGGTCAGCGAGGACCCCGCGCTGTTCGGCGGCAACGCCGAGTTCATGTTCCTCCCCGGCAACGCCGTCGTGCACCGGCTGCCCCCGCAGTTGCCGCAGGAGCTCGCGGCCTGGGTCCTGCCGTACGCCAACGCCGTCGACTGGGTCCTGCGCGCCGGCCGGCTGGAAGCCGGGCAGAACGTCGTCGTGCTCGGCCCCGGCTACCACGGTCTCGCCGTGGCCGCCGCGGCCCGCCTGGGCGAGGCCGGCAAGGTCGTCGTTGTGGGCCTGCCCCGGGACGCCGAACGGCTGGGCATGGCCGAGGCGCTGGGCGCCACCGCGGTCGTCGCCGAAGAGTCCGGAGACTGGGGCGCGGCCGTACGGGCGGCCCTGGGCGGCGGCTCCTGCGACCTAGTCGTCGACACCACCGGCTCCGACCCGAGCGTGGTGGACGTCGCCGTGGACCTGCTGGGACACGGCGGCCGCCTGGTGCTGACCACGCCGAAGCAGCCGGCCGCCGTCCCGGCCGACTCCGCGGCGATGATCCGGCGCTGTCTGACACTGACCGCGGTCCGCGGCCGTCCCCCGCAGGCGATCGGCCGTGCCATCGCCTCCCTGACCGAGGGCACCTCGGGGCTGGAGCACGTGCCCACCGTCGAAATCCCCCTCGAAGAAGTGGGCGACATGCTCACCCGGCTCGCGGCCGGCAGCGGACCGTCCTCACCGCACATCGTCGTCCGGCCCGACCTCGATCGCCCCGATACCCAGCGCCCCTGA
- a CDS encoding Rieske 2Fe-2S domain-containing protein, giving the protein MLTPEQNERLVRTDRGTEMGTLLRRYWIPALLAEEIPEPDCPPVRVKLLGENLIAFRDTQGRIGLLDEFCSHRTASLFFGRNEECGLRCAYHGWKYDVEGNCVDMPSEPPASRFHEKIKQTAYPCVERGGVIWTYMGPPELKPELPELEWATLPPENVFVSKRLQETNFMQAMEGGIDSSHVSFAHRFNMDDDPMHAGTAGIAYLKADTRPKFEVIESDGGLLIGARREADADHYYWRVTQWIMPWYTIIPPFGTHNPLGGHAWVPIDDENCWAWSINYHPTRPLRDDELEAMRQGEGIHAKYLPGTYRTAANKTNDYLIDRQAQREKRSFSGVEGIAAQDFSLQESMGAIVDRTKERLGTSDAAIILARRRLLAAAETADKDEPLPGDRAEHHRVRSASVLLPRSVPFQEGAKDALVVHPGEDFTSI; this is encoded by the coding sequence ATGCTGACGCCGGAACAGAACGAACGACTGGTGCGCACCGACCGGGGCACCGAGATGGGCACCCTGCTGCGCCGGTACTGGATTCCCGCGCTGCTCGCCGAGGAGATCCCCGAACCCGACTGCCCCCCGGTCCGGGTGAAGCTGCTGGGGGAGAACCTGATCGCCTTCCGCGACACCCAGGGCCGCATCGGTCTGCTCGACGAGTTCTGCAGTCACCGCACCGCGTCCCTGTTCTTCGGCCGCAACGAGGAATGCGGTCTGCGCTGCGCCTACCACGGCTGGAAGTACGACGTCGAAGGCAACTGCGTCGACATGCCGTCCGAACCGCCCGCCAGCCGCTTCCACGAGAAGATCAAGCAGACGGCCTACCCCTGCGTCGAGCGCGGGGGTGTCATCTGGACCTACATGGGCCCGCCGGAGCTGAAGCCCGAGCTGCCCGAGCTGGAGTGGGCCACCCTGCCGCCCGAGAACGTCTTCGTCTCCAAGCGACTGCAGGAGACCAACTTCATGCAGGCCATGGAGGGCGGGATCGACTCCAGCCACGTCTCCTTCGCCCACCGCTTCAACATGGACGACGATCCCATGCACGCGGGCACCGCCGGCATCGCCTACCTCAAGGCGGACACCAGGCCCAAGTTCGAGGTCATCGAGTCCGACGGCGGTCTGCTGATCGGCGCCCGCCGGGAAGCGGACGCGGACCACTACTACTGGCGCGTCACCCAGTGGATCATGCCCTGGTACACGATCATCCCGCCGTTCGGAACCCACAACCCGCTGGGCGGACACGCCTGGGTGCCCATCGACGACGAGAACTGCTGGGCCTGGAGCATCAATTACCACCCCACCCGTCCCCTGAGGGACGACGAACTCGAGGCGATGCGCCAAGGCGAGGGCATCCACGCCAAGTACCTGCCCGGCACCTACCGCACGGCCGCGAACAAGACCAACGACTATCTGATTGACCGTCAGGCGCAGCGCGAGAAGCGCAGTTTCAGCGGTGTCGAGGGCATCGCCGCCCAGGACTTCTCTCTTCAGGAGAGCATGGGCGCCATCGTCGACCGCACCAAGGAGCGTCTCGGCACGTCCGACGCCGCGATCATCCTGGCCCGCCGCCGTCTCCTCGCGGCCGCCGAGACCGCGGACAAGGACGAGCCGCTGCCGGGTGACCGGGCCGAGCACCACCGGGTGCGGTCGGCCTCGGTGCTGCTGCCCCGGTCCGTCCCCTTCCAGGAAGGCGCCAAGGACGCGCTCGTCGTCCACCCCGGCGAGGACTTCACCTCCATCTGA
- a CDS encoding PDR/VanB family oxidoreductase — translation MTDTEWFQVVVTQVRLEADQVISMVLSPTAGEALPGWEAGAHIDVRLPSGLIRQYSLCGDPAEPHYTIAVLRDSTGRGGSAEIHDTALVGMTLELRGPRNHFVLQPAARYVFVAGGIGVTPILSMARHATRHGVPWSLHYGGRRADTMAFAGELRGLAHQAGAALTLRSDGAEGPLPLAEIVREAPEDSLLYACGPAGMLTALRAAVASDRADLTLLTEQFTAAESPAPVPDGENATPAAAFEVELARTGETVTVEPGTSILEAVREVRPDVLYSCEEGFCGTCETKVIAGKPLHQDTILSASERAAGHTMMICVGGCASRRLVLDL, via the coding sequence ATGACGGACACCGAGTGGTTCCAGGTCGTCGTCACCCAAGTCCGCCTGGAAGCGGACCAGGTGATCTCCATGGTGCTCTCGCCCACCGCGGGCGAAGCCCTGCCCGGCTGGGAGGCGGGCGCCCACATCGATGTGCGCCTGCCCTCGGGCCTGATCCGGCAGTACTCTCTGTGCGGCGATCCCGCCGAGCCGCATTACACGATCGCGGTGCTCCGCGACAGCACGGGGCGCGGTGGATCGGCCGAGATCCACGACACCGCGCTGGTCGGCATGACCCTCGAACTGCGCGGCCCCCGCAATCACTTCGTGCTCCAGCCGGCTGCCCGTTACGTCTTCGTGGCCGGCGGCATCGGAGTCACCCCCATCCTGTCCATGGCCCGCCACGCCACCCGGCACGGCGTCCCCTGGTCACTGCACTACGGCGGACGACGCGCCGACACCATGGCGTTCGCCGGTGAGCTCCGCGGACTCGCCCACCAGGCGGGTGCGGCTCTCACCCTGCGCAGCGACGGCGCGGAGGGTCCCCTGCCCCTGGCCGAGATCGTTCGCGAGGCCCCCGAGGACAGCCTGCTCTACGCCTGCGGCCCCGCCGGCATGCTCACCGCCCTGCGCGCCGCCGTCGCGTCCGACCGCGCCGATCTGACCCTGCTCACCGAGCAGTTCACCGCCGCCGAGTCACCCGCTCCGGTCCCGGACGGCGAAAACGCCACCCCCGCTGCCGCGTTCGAGGTCGAACTCGCCCGCACCGGCGAGACCGTGACCGTCGAGCCCGGAACCTCCATCCTCGAGGCCGTACGCGAAGTCCGGCCCGATGTCCTGTACTCCTGCGAGGAGGGTTTCTGCGGCACCTGCGAAACCAAGGTGATCGCAGGCAAGCCCCTTCATCAGGACACCATCCTCAGCGCGAGCGAGCGGGCCGCCGGCCACACGATGATGATCTGCGTCGGCGGCTGCGCCTCACGCCGCCTGGTCCTGGACCTCTGA
- a CDS encoding MFS transporter, whose amino-acid sequence MNLSSHKPAQPSDHPRPSPYRWVVLIACWVSFTLTSIDRSTWGPASVFVGESLAVPLASLGAFATAYYIGYVVSNALGGLGVDRYGGRILLTVSLLGAGVGMTAFGSTTSATVGIALQALVGLFAGADYSAGIRLITSWFPAASLGLPLGLFTTATSLGTAIANTVVPTIIAKYSWHTSYHVFGVISIVLAVLLFFLVRPGPMLDTADTADTADSGGERPGRRLDLGGLVRNRSLVLTCLTGFGGFWGLYGFITWANALMIKGHGVTPATAGLVVSVFAVTAIAVKPAVGFVTDRFFGGARKTPTIAILAVFGSTLVCFGALGDPDALIWLAPLLGAAAYGWTPLVVALVPRLVPSSVTGSASGIANATWQLGSVVVPVVVGMVFSATGSFGAAFLALAAGPFTGCLIMLAVNERPPSTADTPEDAAPASGQAQGSAAGRLPMNGPPA is encoded by the coding sequence GTGAACCTGTCGTCACACAAGCCTGCCCAGCCGTCCGACCACCCGCGGCCGTCGCCGTACCGCTGGGTCGTCCTGATCGCCTGCTGGGTCTCCTTCACCCTCACGTCCATCGACCGTTCCACATGGGGTCCGGCCTCCGTCTTCGTCGGTGAGAGCCTTGCCGTACCCCTGGCCAGCCTCGGCGCCTTCGCCACCGCCTACTACATCGGTTACGTCGTCTCCAACGCCCTGGGCGGACTGGGCGTGGACCGCTACGGTGGCCGCATCCTGCTGACCGTCTCCCTGCTGGGCGCGGGCGTCGGCATGACCGCCTTCGGCTCGACCACGTCGGCGACGGTGGGCATCGCGCTCCAGGCGCTGGTCGGTCTCTTCGCCGGCGCGGACTACTCGGCCGGCATCCGGCTCATCACCAGCTGGTTTCCGGCGGCGAGCCTCGGTCTGCCGTTGGGACTGTTCACTACCGCCACCTCCCTGGGCACCGCGATAGCCAACACCGTGGTCCCCACCATCATCGCCAAGTACAGCTGGCACACCTCGTACCACGTCTTCGGCGTCATCTCCATCGTGCTGGCTGTTCTGCTCTTCTTCCTGGTACGCCCCGGCCCGATGCTCGACACCGCCGACACCGCCGACACCGCCGACTCCGGGGGCGAGCGCCCCGGGCGCAGGCTCGACCTGGGCGGCCTGGTGCGCAACCGCAGCCTCGTCCTGACCTGCCTGACCGGGTTCGGCGGCTTCTGGGGCCTGTACGGGTTCATCACCTGGGCGAACGCCCTGATGATCAAGGGACACGGGGTCACGCCTGCGACCGCCGGCCTGGTCGTGTCCGTCTTCGCCGTCACCGCCATCGCCGTGAAGCCGGCCGTCGGATTCGTCACGGACCGCTTCTTCGGAGGCGCCCGCAAGACACCGACGATCGCGATTCTCGCGGTCTTCGGCAGCACGCTGGTGTGCTTCGGCGCACTCGGAGATCCGGACGCGCTCATCTGGCTCGCCCCCCTGCTGGGTGCGGCGGCCTACGGCTGGACCCCCCTGGTCGTCGCCCTGGTGCCCAGGCTGGTCCCGTCCTCGGTGACGGGCTCCGCATCCGGCATCGCGAACGCCACCTGGCAACTGGGCAGCGTGGTCGTGCCCGTCGTCGTGGGCATGGTGTTCTCCGCGACCGGCTCCTTCGGCGCGGCCTTCCTTGCTCTGGCCGCCGGCCCCTTCACCGGATGCCTCATCATGCTGGCCGTCAACGAGCGGCCGCCGTCCACGGCCGACACCCCCGAAGACGCCGCGCCGGCCTCCGGCCAAGCACAGGGTTCGGCCGCGGGTCGCCTCCCGATGAACGGACCACCTGCGTGA
- a CDS encoding class II glutamine amidotransferase: MCRWLAYSGTPVLLDDVLYRPEHSLIDQSLHARMGVETTNGDGFGVGWYGWHLRTPAVIRDTGPAWSNLNLREIADHVRSPLFFAHVRASTGSAVQQTNCHPFRYGRWMWMHNGAIDGFRELRRDLMLAVDPELFPSLEGTTDSEVMFHVALTFGLDGDPPGAVARMTGLIERLGREHGVAQPLQMTVAVTDGERVWFFRYSSAGKSRSLYYSSRVEDVRALHPDLGFLNHVSDETRLVVSEPLGDLPGVWNAVPESTYGVVQPGRDLLRHFEPEPV; encoded by the coding sequence ATGTGCCGCTGGCTCGCCTACTCGGGCACTCCCGTGCTGCTCGACGACGTCCTCTACCGCCCGGAGCACTCGCTGATCGACCAGAGCCTGCACGCGCGGATGGGGGTCGAGACCACCAACGGCGACGGCTTCGGCGTCGGCTGGTACGGGTGGCACCTGCGCACCCCCGCCGTCATCCGTGACACCGGCCCGGCCTGGAGCAACCTCAATCTGCGGGAGATCGCCGACCACGTCCGCTCGCCGCTGTTCTTCGCGCATGTGCGCGCCTCGACCGGCTCGGCCGTGCAGCAGACGAACTGTCATCCGTTCCGCTACGGGCGGTGGATGTGGATGCACAACGGGGCGATCGACGGGTTCCGGGAGCTGCGCCGGGATCTCATGCTGGCCGTGGACCCGGAGCTGTTCCCGTCGCTGGAGGGCACGACGGACTCGGAGGTGATGTTCCACGTGGCGCTCACCTTCGGTCTCGACGGCGATCCGCCGGGTGCGGTGGCCCGGATGACGGGGCTCATCGAGCGCCTCGGCCGCGAGCACGGGGTGGCGCAGCCACTGCAGATGACGGTCGCGGTGACCGACGGGGAACGGGTGTGGTTCTTCCGCTACTCCAGCGCGGGAAAATCGCGGTCGCTGTACTACAGCAGCCGGGTGGAGGACGTGCGGGCCCTCCATCCCGACCTGGGGTTCCTGAACCATGTCTCCGACGAGACGCGGCTGGTCGTGTCGGAGCCGCTGGGTGATCTCCCCGGGGTGTGGAACGCGGTGCCCGAGAGCACCTACGGAGTGGTCCAGCCCGGCCGGGACCTGCTGCGGCACTTCGAGCCGGAGCCCGTCTGA
- a CDS encoding DUF2252 domain-containing protein — MTVPSPFTTFMSPSERAAAGRSARRRVPRSSHAGFEAGPDRFDPVEVVERQSATRVPELVPIRYGRMLESPFRFYRGAAAIMAADLGATTDTGLRVQLCGDAHLLNFRLLASPERHLIFDINDFDETLAGPFEWDVKRLAASFAIAGRANGFSAAEQNSAVETCLRAYRQRMRDFAGMRTLDIWYAQDDADRMGELMAASMSKEARRRTAKATASARSRTYMQAYEKLTRDTAVGRRITPDPPLIIPLRDLLEDDSAHFREKELRAVLEGYARSLSSERRHLLRRYRLVDIARKVVGVGSVGTRCWIVLLLGRDDDDPLLLQAKEAQESVLAAHSGGDRYDNQGRRVVAGQRLIQTTSDILLGWTHAVGLDGHERDFYVRQLRDWKGIARPETMDPGLLRLFARLCGASLARAHARSGDPVAIAAYLGGGDRFDRALTVFAQAYADQNERDFEALGAAARSGRILAATE; from the coding sequence ATGACCGTACCGAGTCCGTTCACCACCTTCATGTCACCGAGCGAGCGGGCCGCCGCGGGCCGCAGCGCCCGGCGGCGGGTGCCGCGTTCCTCCCACGCCGGGTTCGAGGCCGGGCCCGACCGGTTCGATCCCGTCGAGGTGGTGGAGCGCCAGTCCGCCACCCGCGTACCGGAGTTGGTGCCGATCCGCTACGGCCGCATGCTGGAGTCCCCGTTCCGCTTCTACCGGGGAGCTGCGGCGATCATGGCGGCGGACCTCGGGGCCACCACCGACACCGGGCTGCGGGTGCAGCTGTGCGGGGACGCCCATCTGCTGAACTTCCGGCTGCTGGCCTCACCGGAGCGCCATCTGATCTTCGACATCAACGACTTCGACGAGACGCTGGCCGGGCCCTTCGAGTGGGACGTCAAACGGCTCGCGGCCAGCTTCGCCATCGCGGGCCGCGCCAACGGCTTCTCGGCAGCGGAGCAGAACAGCGCGGTGGAGACGTGCCTGCGGGCCTACCGGCAGCGGATGCGGGACTTCGCCGGGATGCGCACCCTGGACATCTGGTACGCCCAGGACGACGCGGACCGGATGGGGGAGCTGATGGCCGCGTCGATGTCCAAGGAGGCCCGGCGCCGCACCGCGAAGGCCACGGCGAGTGCCCGGTCCCGCACGTACATGCAGGCCTACGAGAAGCTCACCCGGGACACGGCCGTGGGGCGGCGGATCACACCGGACCCGCCGCTGATCATCCCGCTGCGGGACCTGCTGGAGGACGACTCGGCGCACTTCCGGGAGAAGGAGCTGCGCGCCGTCCTGGAGGGCTACGCACGGAGCCTGTCGTCCGAGCGGCGGCATCTGCTGCGCCGCTACCGGCTGGTGGACATCGCCCGCAAGGTGGTGGGGGTCGGCAGTGTCGGCACCCGCTGCTGGATCGTGCTGCTGCTCGGCCGGGACGACGACGATCCGCTGCTGCTCCAGGCCAAGGAGGCACAGGAGTCGGTGCTCGCCGCCCATTCCGGCGGCGACCGCTACGACAACCAGGGCCGGCGCGTGGTGGCGGGGCAGCGGCTGATCCAGACGACCAGCGACATCCTGCTGGGCTGGACACACGCGGTGGGCCTCGACGGGCACGAGCGGGACTTCTACGTGCGGCAGTTGCGGGACTGGAAGGGCATCGCCCGGCCGGAGACCATGGACCCCGGCCTGCTCCGGCTGTTCGCGCGGCTGTGCGGGGCGAGCCTGGCACGGGCCCACGCCCGCTCGGGCGATCCCGTCGCCATCGCCGCCTACCTGGGCGGCGGCGACCGCTTCGACCGGGCGCTCACGGTGTTCGCCCAGGCGTACGCCGACCAGAACGAGCGGGACTTCGAGGCGCTGGGCGCGGCGGCCCGCTCGGGCCGGATCCTCGCGGCGACGGAGTGA